In Chryseobacterium oranimense, a single window of DNA contains:
- the msrA gene encoding peptide-methionine (S)-S-oxide reductase MsrA translates to MDNNNLEQVTFGGGCFWCVESCFNMLKGVHSAISGYSGGHKGNPTYEEVCTGATGHAEVVQITFDPKIISYAQLMDVFFFLHDPTQLNRQGNDIGTQYRSMIYYKDEAEKAKAEEALKKSEASGKWQGTYVTEITQFEKFWPAEQYHQGYYNENPTQPYCSAVVGPKIQKFKKHFGELGMLNEA, encoded by the coding sequence ATGGATAATAATAATTTAGAGCAGGTCACTTTCGGAGGCGGATGTTTCTGGTGTGTGGAAAGCTGCTTCAATATGCTGAAAGGTGTTCATTCTGCTATTTCCGGCTATTCAGGAGGCCACAAGGGTAATCCCACTTATGAAGAAGTATGTACCGGAGCAACCGGGCATGCAGAGGTGGTACAGATCACGTTTGATCCAAAGATCATTTCTTATGCACAGTTAATGGATGTATTTTTCTTCCTTCATGATCCTACCCAACTTAACAGACAGGGCAACGACATTGGCACCCAGTACCGTTCCATGATTTACTATAAAGACGAGGCGGAAAAGGCCAAAGCTGAAGAAGCCCTTAAAAAATCCGAAGCATCCGGAAAATGGCAAGGAACGTACGTAACAGAAATTACTCAGTTCGAGAAGTTCTGGCCTGCAGAACAATATCACCAGGGCTATTATAACGAAAACCCTACACAGCCATACTGCAGTGCCGTAGTAGGACCGAAGATCCAGAAGTTTAAAAAACATTTTGGAGAACTAGGAATGCTGAATGAGGCTTAA
- a CDS encoding ROK family protein — translation MSLIDLSKQVALGIDIGGTNTKFGVVNHRGEVLEKGSLKTDEYEKVEDFIDALYEKVQPLIAKYGAEKNFDGIGVGAPNANYYKGTIEQAPNLPWKGLVPFSQLMKAKFNLPCTITNDANAAALGEMLFGAARGMKDFIMITLGTGVGSGIISNGSLIYGHDGFAGELGHTIVKPGGRKHWSTGSEGSLEAYASATGIAITAKKMRAEFPESLLNQYPEESINSKTVHECALKGDPISIEVFRYTGQKLGEALANFVMFSSPEAILLFGGVIKAGDFILKPAKLHMERNLLPIFRNKVKLVFSELDEADAAILGASALVWEK, via the coding sequence ATGTCATTAATAGATTTATCAAAACAAGTTGCTCTCGGAATTGATATCGGCGGAACGAATACAAAATTCGGAGTGGTAAACCACCGTGGTGAGGTTCTGGAAAAAGGAAGCCTGAAAACCGACGAGTACGAGAAAGTAGAAGACTTTATCGACGCCCTGTACGAAAAGGTTCAACCCCTGATCGCAAAATACGGTGCCGAAAAAAACTTTGACGGAATCGGGGTAGGCGCTCCCAATGCCAACTATTATAAAGGTACCATAGAACAGGCTCCGAATTTACCATGGAAAGGCCTGGTCCCATTCAGCCAGCTGATGAAAGCCAAATTCAACCTGCCTTGTACCATTACCAACGACGCCAATGCTGCAGCCCTGGGGGAAATGCTTTTTGGAGCGGCACGCGGTATGAAAGATTTTATCATGATTACCCTGGGAACAGGTGTTGGAAGCGGAATTATCTCTAACGGAAGCCTTATATACGGACATGACGGTTTTGCCGGAGAGCTTGGGCATACTATTGTAAAGCCGGGCGGAAGAAAGCACTGGAGCACAGGATCCGAAGGAAGCCTTGAAGCCTATGCCTCAGCAACAGGAATAGCAATTACTGCTAAGAAAATGAGGGCCGAATTCCCCGAATCTTTATTAAATCAATATCCTGAAGAATCGATCAACTCAAAAACAGTCCACGAATGTGCACTGAAAGGGGATCCGATTTCTATTGAGGTTTTCAGATACACAGGTCAGAAACTGGGTGAAGCTCTGGCAAATTTCGTTATGTTTTCTTCACCTGAGGCCATTCTTTTATTTGGTGGCGTAATCAAAGCCGGCGATTTTATTCTAAAACCTGCCAAGCTGCATATGGAGAGAAACCTTCTCCCTATCTTCAGAAATAAAGTAAAACTGGTTTTCAGTGAGCTGGATGAAGCAGATGCTGCCATTCTTGGAGCAAGTGCCTTGGTTTGGGAAAAATAA
- a CDS encoding PepSY-associated TM helix domain-containing protein, with protein sequence MKKKKHHHKKKPGFFKKWTARLHLWFGLGIGFLIFIISITGALYVFKDEIENITRKDVIYHNEQNIEQKQVLPIRIIEKSVAAQVKEKYPVHWVNIPIDKKMSYIFYWYEHDTSAWNYFDEFPIYKAAYVNPYTGKVLRTYDEKNGFFNIVKMIHWSFLLKQDWGTYVVGIPVIIFVIMLITGIVLWWPKNKAARKQRFSFKWKNIKSWKRKNYDLHNVLGFYASIFALIFSITGLFYAFFVVQAMIYVIFSGGETKYPDFSHIKTKAPIEVRTEGTLDKIIATVNEKYPDSFGFAIDLGHEHMDDHEHPNFEVYVKHLSYSYHKSSSLIFDENSGELLHTHDPKDKNFGEKAVNANYDIHVGAILGLPTKIIAFIVSLICASLPVTGFLIWWGRRKKKTAKPV encoded by the coding sequence AAGAAGAAGCATCATCATAAAAAAAAGCCCGGTTTTTTTAAAAAATGGACTGCCAGACTGCATTTGTGGTTTGGTTTAGGCATTGGTTTTCTGATCTTTATTATTTCTATTACCGGAGCACTTTATGTGTTTAAGGATGAAATAGAAAACATCACAAGGAAAGATGTTATTTACCACAATGAACAGAATATAGAACAGAAACAGGTTCTTCCTATCCGGATAATCGAAAAATCTGTTGCAGCACAGGTAAAAGAAAAATACCCCGTCCATTGGGTCAACATTCCGATCGATAAAAAGATGTCCTATATCTTTTATTGGTATGAACATGATACGAGTGCCTGGAATTATTTTGATGAATTCCCTATTTATAAAGCAGCCTATGTAAATCCTTACACTGGAAAAGTTCTTAGAACTTATGATGAAAAGAACGGATTCTTCAATATTGTAAAGATGATCCACTGGAGCTTTTTATTAAAGCAGGACTGGGGAACTTATGTGGTGGGAATCCCTGTTATTATTTTCGTTATCATGCTTATTACCGGAATTGTTCTCTGGTGGCCTAAAAATAAAGCAGCAAGGAAGCAGCGTTTCTCTTTCAAATGGAAAAACATCAAAAGCTGGAAAAGGAAAAATTACGACCTTCATAATGTACTGGGCTTTTATGCCTCCATTTTTGCCCTGATCTTCTCCATTACAGGATTGTTTTATGCATTCTTCGTCGTACAGGCAATGATTTATGTGATCTTTTCCGGAGGAGAAACAAAATATCCGGATTTTTCCCATATTAAAACCAAAGCCCCGATAGAAGTAAGGACAGAAGGTACGCTGGACAAAATCATTGCTACCGTTAATGAGAAATACCCGGATTCTTTTGGTTTTGCTATTGACCTTGGCCATGAACATATGGATGACCACGAGCATCCTAATTTTGAGGTATACGTAAAACACCTTTCCTATTCTTATCATAAAAGCAGCAGCCTGATTTTTGATGAAAATTCAGGAGAACTACTCCATACCCATGACCCGAAAGACAAAAATTTTGGCGAAAAAGCAGTAAATGCCAACTACGATATTCATGTCGGAGCTATTTTAGGCCTTCCTACAAAAATCATTGCATTCATTGTCAGTCTTATATGCGCATCGCTTCCTGTAACAGGATTCCTGATCTGGTGGGGAAGAAGAAAAAAGAAAACGGCCAAACCGGTATAA